CGTCGCGCTGAAGCCGCTCGGCGCCTTCTCGTGGCTCCGGATCTGGAACAAGATCGGCTGGGAGAACGGGGTGCTGCGGAAAACGAAGACGGGCCGCAAGCTCATCGACCTCGTGAACGACACGCGCAATGTGGTGTACGACCGCGCGACGAGCTACGCCGTGTCGGTGCCGACGCCGGAGCCGATCCAGCTCGACGGCGACGACTTCGGTCTTGCGCTCGCGGCGAGCGGCCGCGTCGATCCCGGCGCGCTGATCGTGCGGGTGCTGCCCGAATGGAAGCCGTAACCGGCTCGGATACGCGGGCCGGCAGAACTCAGGCCAGCAGTGCGCTGCCCAGCAGACCGCCTACGCGCCGTCCGGCGTCCCCTCGATGACCCCGCGCAACCAATCGCGCGCGTCGCGGAACGTGTCGTCGTCGTGCACGGGCTTGGTCGTCGCGGCGATGCGATCCGCCCGCGGATACGACCCGAGGAAGACGACGTTCGGGCTGAACCGCTTCACGCCGAGCAGCGCGTCGGCCACGCGCTCGTCCTTGATGTGCCCCTCGGCGTCGATCACGAAGCGGTACCGACCCATCCGGTCGCCGATCGGGCGCGACTGGAGCAGCGTGAGGTTGACTCCGCGGGTGGCGAACTGCTCGAGGAGTTCGAGCAGCGCACCCGCACGATCCTCCGGCAGCTCCACGACGAGCGAGGTCTTGTCGGCCCCCGTGGGCTCGCCCACCGGTACCGTGCGGCTCACGAGCACGAAGCGGGTCACGGCGTCGGGGTTCTCCGCGAGCCCCTCGGCCAGCACCTCGACGTCGTAGTGCTCCTCGATGCCCGGAGGCGCGATCGCCGCGTCGATGCCCGTGCCGGGGGCGAAGAGATCGACGGCGGCCTGCACGTTCGAGGTCGCGGGGAGGTGGCGGTGGCGCGGGATCTGGTCATCCAGCCACGCACGGCACTGCCCGTAGGCGACCGGGTGGGCCGCGACCACGGTGATGTCCTCGCGGCGCACGCCGGGGCGGGCGACGAGCACGAAGCGCACGGGCACGAGGTACTCGCCGACGATGCGCAGGCCCGGGATCGTGGCGAGCGCGTCGAGCGCGACGGTCACCCCGCCGTCGATCGAGTTCTCGATCGCGATGACCGCGGCGTCGCTGTCGCCCGAGAGCACGTCCCCGAGCGCCTCGCCGAGGTTGGTGACGGGCGCCCACTCCTGGCCCGCCGCCTCGGGCACCTGCTTGAGCGCGGCCTCGGTAAACGTTCCAGCCGGCCCCAGGTAGGAGTAGCGGCGGGATGCGGGGCTCGGCTCAGACATGGGAACAAGAGTATCGCTCCACGACGCCGTGCGTGCGCGACGACTACCCCGCGAGCACCCGCTGCACGAGCGCCTGCGCCGCGGCCTGCACTTCGGCGAGGTGCTCGGGTCCGCGGAACGACTCGGCATAGATCTTCATGACGTCCTCGGTGCCCGACGGGCGGGCGGCGAACCAGGCGTGCGCGGTCTCGACTTTGAGGCCCCCGATCCTCGCCCCATTGCCCGGTGCGGCCGTGAGGATCGCGGTCACGGGATCCCCGCGAGTTCCGTGTCCGTGACGTCCTCCGGGGCGAGCGCGCCGAGGCGAGCTTTCTGCTCGGGGGTCGCCGCGGCGTCGATGCGGGCGTAGGCGGGTGCGCCGAAGCGCGCGACGAGCTCGCGGTACCGCTCATCCGGGGCCTGGCCGGTGACCGCCTGGATCTCCGCGGCGAGGAGCGCGAGCAGGATGCCGTCCTTATCGGTGCTCCACGCGGTGCCGTCGAAGCGCTGGAAAGACGCCCCCGCGCTCTCCTCACCGCCGAACACGACGGTCCCGTCCGCGAGACCCGGCACGAACCACTTGAAGCCGACCGGCACCTCGAGCAGCTCGCGGCCGTGATCCGCCACGACGCGGTCGATGATCCCGGACGACACCAGTGTCTTGCCGACCGCGGCGCTCGTCGGCCAGTCGGGGCGATGCGAGAGCAGGTAGTCGATCGCGACCGCGAGGTAGTGGTTCGGGTTCATGAGCCCGCCGTCGGCGGTGACGATGCCGTGACGGTCGGCGTCCGCGTCGTTGCCGGTGAGCAGGTCGGTGCTGTCGCGGTAGACGTCGAGCGTCGACATGACCGACGCCGACGATGGATCCATGCGGATCTTGCCGTCCCAGTCGAGGTGCATGAACGCCCAGCGCGGATCCACCCCCGGACCGAGCACCGTGAGATCGAGGTCGTAGCGATCCCGGATCGCCGCCCAGTACGCGACGCTCGCCCCGCCGAGGGGATGCGCGGCGAAGCGGACCCCGGCCTCGCGGATCGCCGCGACGTCGATGACCTGCTCGAGCGCCTCGACGTAGCCGCCCAGGAAGTCGTAGTGGCCGAGCTCACCGGGCTCCACGCCGTCGACCGCCGCGGTCGACGTGAGATCACGCCCGCTCTCGAGCAGTTCGTTCGCCCGGTCGGCGATCCAGGTGGTGGCGGCCGTGTCCGCGGGGCCGCCGTGGGGCGGGTTGTATTTGAAGCCGCCGTCGGTGGGCGGGTTGTGACTCGGGGTCACGATGATGCCGTCGGCGCGCTGCGGATCGTCGCTCGCGCGCTCGCGGTTGTGGGTGAGGATCGCGTGGCTCAGGGCCGGGGTGGGCACGAACGTCTCGTCCCCCGAGCCCGCGGCCGCGAGGACGTGCACGCCCTGCGCGAGCAGCACCTCCCGCGCGGTCTGCTCGGCCGGCGCGGACAGCGCGTGGGTATCGGCGCCGATGAAGAGCGGACCCGCGATCCCCTGAGCGGCGCGGTACTCGGCGATCGCGATGCTGATCGCCACGATGTGCGCCTCGTTGAACGAGCCGTTGAGCGACGTGCCGCGGTGGCCGGAGGTGCCGAAGACGACGCGCTGCGCGGCGATGGCGGGATCCGGCACCACCTCGGTGTAGGCCGCGAGCAGGGCCGGGACGTCGATCAGGTCGCTCTCGCGTGCGGGAAGTCCGGCTCTCTCAGTCATCTCTCCAGTGTGCCAGGCGTGGTCCGGGCGCGCACCCTGGTGCACCTGCGCGGCTCAGGACAACGGCACCGCGGCGATCGCCGTGAGCTCGACCAGCATCGCGGGCCGCGCGAGCTCCGCGACACCGACGGCGCAGCGCACCGGCACGGTCGCCCCGAATCGGCGCGCGTACACCTCGTTGAAGACGGGCCGATTCTGCCCGAGATCACGGAGATAGATGGTGAGGTGGGCGACGTCGCCGAGGCCCGCGCCGACCCGCGAGAGCTCGGCGGCGAGCGCGTCGATCACCACCTCCGACTGCGCCTCGATGCCGTCGGGCAGCTCACCCTGCTCGTCGAGCGGGATCACCGTGACGTACGCCGT
Above is a genomic segment from Leucobacter rhizosphaerae containing:
- the pheA gene encoding prephenate dehydratase, with product MSEPSPASRRYSYLGPAGTFTEAALKQVPEAAGQEWAPVTNLGEALGDVLSGDSDAAVIAIENSIDGGVTVALDALATIPGLRIVGEYLVPVRFVLVARPGVRREDITVVAAHPVAYGQCRAWLDDQIPRHRHLPATSNVQAAVDLFAPGTGIDAAIAPPGIEEHYDVEVLAEGLAENPDAVTRFVLVSRTVPVGEPTGADKTSLVVELPEDRAGALLELLEQFATRGVNLTLLQSRPIGDRMGRYRFVIDAEGHIKDERVADALLGVKRFSPNVVFLGSYPRADRIAATTKPVHDDDTFRDARDWLRGVIEGTPDGA
- a CDS encoding RidA family protein, encoding MSAVARIPEPEAGALSADVTVIGETAYVTVIPLDEQGELPDGIEAQSEVVIDALAAELSRVGAGLGDVAHLTIYLRDLGQNRPVFNEVYARRFGATVPVRCAVGVAELARPAMLVELTAIAAVPLS